A section of the Castanea sativa cultivar Marrone di Chiusa Pesio chromosome 12, ASM4071231v1 genome encodes:
- the LOC142620328 gene encoding uncharacterized protein LOC142620328, whose product MAPWPFAQWGLDILGPFPLGTRFGVPRVLVTDNGQQFDNTPSRDFCEQFGIKNHYFSPSHPQVNGQVEVVNRTLLKIIKTRLERAKGVWPNELPGVLLAYRTTVRTPTG is encoded by the exons atggccccatggccctttgcgcaatggggactggatatcttaGGTCCTTTCCCACTAGGAACCAg GTTTGGGgtacctagggtactagtaACTGACAACGGACAACAGTTTGACAACACACCTTCCAGAGACTTTTGTGAGCAATTTGGAATTAAGAATCATTATTTCTCACCCTCTCACCCACAAGTGAACGGACAAGTGGAAGTTGTAAACCGGACCTTATTGAAGATCATAAAGACCCGGCTTGAGAGGGCAAAGGGAGTATGGCCAAatgagctaccaggtgttctatTGGCTTATAGGACAACTGTGAGGACCCCCACAGGATAA
- the LOC142620327 gene encoding uncharacterized protein LOC142620327 produces MFTDEDAERVHHPHDNAIVITLLIADYTTRRVLVDNGSSADILYYPAFQQMRLGQDQLCPVNLLLVGFGGMKVHPVGTITLPVVVGAYPQQITKEVNFLNVDCSSSYNAIIGKLTSNS; encoded by the coding sequence ATgttcacggacgaggatgcTGAAAgggttcaccacccacatgacaacGCAATCGTCATTACCTTGCTCATTGCTGATTATACGACTagaagggtgttggtagacaatgggAGTTCAGCGGACATCttgtattaccccgccttccaacaaatgaggcttggGCAAGATCAACTCTGTCCAGTAAACTTGCTTTtggtaggatttggaggaatgaaagtGCATCCCGTGGGTACCATTACATTACCTGTGGTGGTCGGAGCATATCCACAACAGATAACCAAAGAAGTAAACTTCCTTAATGTTGATTGCTCATCGTCATACAATGCCATCATTGGAAAACTGACTTCAAATAGTTAG